Part of the Montipora foliosa isolate CH-2021 chromosome 13, ASM3666993v2, whole genome shotgun sequence genome is shown below.
ACCCGATTTTcttttcgagaaatgggcccctgGTCACAAACAGTAAagaattgcgtccaagttagttttgaTGATTGTGTCCCAtgattaaatgtggcaaatttataacagcgtggtaagaaacaaaattcagtctttcggGAAAAGtataatgaggcagaaacctgcGGTGAGTTTAATTCTCTCTAATTTTTCTTTATCCAGATCATTCCATCCTCCATGACATTCCTTACTtcttttcgggatcatttgcgttccgggatcaTCTGTGGTCCCGTACAGAAGGCAAAGCGTGTCTCATTACGCAGTCAAAGGAGGCCACGACTATTATTGGAAGCTTTAACTCCTAGAACAATGAGTGGGACAATACGGGCTGTTAAATTACTTTGCATTAGTACAGCGCTTTTACAGGCTCCAGACGGCAAACTATGATACAGACTAGCAGTGCACCCCGCCGACGTGCAGCAAGGTCATAAAAAATCCCGGtgcatttaaggacggtgcctcgtaattcaaagatattttggcCCCAGTTTATGATTGTGCAGGAAATGTAGGCatgatcttaacaagtattattgaaatccaaaacgaaaattgggggtaaccactcacctttgaaagaaaattgatgaatagtatttgtaaagagctttataatacaaagcaatgtatggcattctttatcaaattgaagcttacttatctctcaaaattgcgtggttaccctcaattttcgttttggataccaagagtacttactaagatatactttctccggatagttttaaaccgcgcaaaaataacACTGAatcagtaagcatcaccgatcaATCTCGACCCCACAGCTCCTCTCTTGACTGACGAGAAtgatcaccgataggaaatccgagtatctcgagatgcgcataacgtatgcgcaataacaatagcaggcaccgtccttaaagaggCTCGCAAGGGTTTTTTGCTGAAAGAGCGTTATTAAGGCAAACACCAGATATATTTATGGAAGCTTGCAAGTGTTTTTCTCTCGAAACGGTCTTTCCCTGGCATAATGCCAAAAAtttgtttctttagtttttgAAGGGATCCAGGAGGGGGTTTAGATTGGGAGCCACGTTTTGTAAAGTCCCCACATGAAGTTTATCACAAGAGTTTTTCTTTACATTCAGTAAATAACTTAATACTAACTTATTACAATAAAGTGATAAGAGATAAGCTTTTCAGCTGCTTGGATTGCAGAAATCTTGGCCTTCTTGTTTCAATTACTTTAGAGTTCTTTCTCTTCATCAGCGCTATCATTTTTTGATAAGGCATTCTCTATCTCCATTTTCTTTTGGGTTAGAGATTTAGAAAGGGCATCTTGGGCCCGTTTAAGTTCACTATATGAGCCAGTGAGAAGAGTGGACTTCTGTTGAAACTCTGCTTTCAAGCGTTTTCTTCCTTGGATACTGCCAGACGACAGAAAGCTAGTTCGGGCATCTTTCAAACTGGCATCAAGTGATTCCACTTCTAAATGAGCGACACTCATTCTATCAATATTCTTCTTGATGGTATCCTTCTTTTGAGACCCTAGCTTCCTCTTCCCGGAAATGGCAAGCTCTTCTCGTTGGAATAGGACGTTCTCTTCGTGAAGAAGACCAACGTCGACCATACCGTGAATAGTAGTTTTATCCAGGGAATGTGTTGTTGGATCTCTGCTGAGTTGCTCCGCCTTTTCGATCCAAAACTCTCTGCGCCTTTTCTCTAATTCACTCCTTGCACCAGCGATTTCGGAATTTGTGAACACTTTAAGACCCTTCATTTTGGCATTTTTGTATGAGTTTGATGTTAAAACATCAAACGCATCTAAAACATCAAAAGGAGTCGGCGCTTTTGTTTCTTGTTCCTCGGTAGATGGTGGTGTCGATGCAGGCGTTTCAGGGTACTTTCCTTTGGAGACGATGTCTAAACAGCTTGAATCTTCATCGTCTGTAGAAAATGCAATACGGTGCAAACAAGTGAATTCAAACAAACAGTAAAGGCTGATATTTGCTATTTAAAGAAGTAGAAAAGAACACcttcatggttttttttttggtgcctCGCACTAGTCAGTTCCCCATTTCTTTTTGGGTAATTTAACATATAACGTATTTTGATATGTTTGGTTCAGGAAATATCGGGAAATGAAATCCTGCTATCCGTTCCCGTGAAACTACTTTGTGGTTCATAAATGACAGCTTCAACTTGAGTATGGGCAGGTGATGTTTCATGCTGGGTCAAACATTCGCCACCGGGTCATGTACGGTTTGGGCTGATTCAACCGCGGTCCCCGCCCTGCGTTTTGGCTACTATAGCTCCCCCAAGGATGACTCAAGGGGATAGCAATATTAAGTTTGCAGACTTTGTAGCGCTTGTCTGTGGATgtaaattcaggacttcaacagggttgaagtcctgaatttttcaggcttctctacgcaattgcaaaaattgcgctcataactgcgaagatcatagtttcacttgatttcatatccgcagttcatatatgattcatttcatataccatttcatcataaaAATATGTCCCACAAATGCAGACAGCTATGGtcactgttttgttttgtatttttttcttgcaataaaTAGCAAACATCAAAACTTAATTGCCGGTGACAATGAAAGAATAAAGGCGTTCCAAACTAAATCGTCCTTTTCCAGTTAAGCAAATTCCGCTAAAAAAAGGGCAAATAAGCATGTTAAACAGCACATTTCCGACAGAATACTGGCGATACAGGGTATTCTACAATAACTAAGTGACACACAGTTCAAAACTTGACCACTTTATTATGTTTCTAACGGAAAGTACAGTTTTTTTGACATCTAAAAAGTTATAATTGTTCCGGACTGCGTTTAAATGTCATCAGAGGACATTCAACTCTTTTTGTCAGTTGAAATCTCTGTGGAATGCTTGAGTTATGTCATCTTTATTGCTATGTTATTTTTCATGTTTAACTTATACATTCGGAATTGAATCTTTTGTATGCAGAATAAAACAACGAATTCATAATAAATGTAAGGGATTGAACGACGCTTTGCACGGTTGTGTTCAAATTTAAGTGTTAGTACCATTTAAGGCTTCAAGTGTGCCATTTTCTGCACCTATTGCATTGCAAAACACTTACTCGACGGCTCGGGAGACTTTAACATCATTAACTGTAAGCCAAGTCAAACTTAAAGTTTTGGCTCCAAAAGCGGGTTCCAACTAGTGCTAGTGCAAAATGGGCATTTCACATGAATAGAAATCGGAATTAAGATTGCTCTGAAAAGGACCCAAAAGTTTACATCGTCTTCCACAATTCATGGTAGGAAAAAAAGTAAGTATCGTCGGCTACAATCAACAAATGGtagactgaaagaaaaatttcGGGTCCGAAAATCGGAATCGAAACAATTATTATCCATGGTCGTCCGCAACCCATAAATGGTGGACTGAAAGAAAGAGTTTGGTTCCGAAAATTGGGCAAAAAATGCCTTATAGTTAATAGTcttcataagaaaaaaaaaaggaattatggGTCCACAAATCGGACTTAAGTGAAACTGAttttttctgagaaaaaaagtgaaagtgTAATACCCTGCGGAATCCATTTAAAACGGGCAGTGTGATGCGATCGCATGCGCAGTATTTTTCACACGCAGAGTCGAGTCTAGACTAAATACGGCTTTAGAAAGGCACTAAAATGCTGATTTGGGGTCCAACAAATAAAATCGAACACAAATatgatgccatgtttgttttctgcgTGGCAGGTGAATTCAGTGAAGTATGATTGGGAACACTGTCGGCGGTTCAAGCACTCACACTCTGCGATAAACCAGACATATCATCAAAATTAACATGAAAtttcaaagctgaaagaaaGGACATTTCTTTCCAAGAGACGACTTTGAAGTCGAAAGACGACAAGCAGCGAAGAAATTCACCCGCGTTTTACGACTCTTTTACTCACTGATTGAGGTTTTATAATTTGTGCAACATATAAACACAACCAGTGCATACATTTCCTCTCATCGAAAtgcagctttttttttcaaaatatctaAATAGACATTTTAGAGCGAAGATAGTAAATATGTTATCAACAAACGATGATGTGGTGGTCTCTAACATTTAAGCGACTGGCTAGAAAGCAAATACGAAGTTGGACTTCGATCCTTGGTAATAGTGAAACAGCTTGTGCTTCGACTACACCATACGTtgaatttctcatgaattcacgtcttaaaaagtttctcttcattgtagatgctgtatttggtattttgactgctcttcttttgctttcttgaggatACTGAATCACTATTTGTCTGCTTTTAGCTCGATGGAGCACAGAACCAAAACGAAAATATAGTGATTTATTTTTCTGAACGCCACAGGACATTTAATTCACTAAAGTGACCACGGGTGGCTTTGCTTGTGAAAGATATTCACTCCCTACACACtcctttgaaaaagttggcaaattgcattttaaaaaaacataacaTATCACCGTTTTTACCGGAATTTTCCTAGAATGAAAAATGACGATTTAGTTTGGAACGCCTTAATATGATGGGATATTTATAATTTATCATCAATTAAGTGTTAGAATTTACCATGTTCAATTGATgtttaaagtaaaataaagaacTTAAAATACCTTGTTTGGAAGAACTGGCATTCTGATAAGAAGACGGAATCAGCTCCACTAAGTCACTGCTTTCTGCATTCGCACCAGCTAGGGACGTACATTGTAGTAGTGTCTTTTCGCCAAACTCTGCCAACGACAAAAACAGTGCCATCCCCAAAGACACCAAAGCAGTCCTCGTCATCAATCTCAGTGCCATCTATTTCGAGGAAAACACGGACGTCCTGAGTTTGTAATCCTAATTTCTGTTGAGCTGCAATAAAAAGAGTTGACATTTCAGCTTTGTAATTATCGTCGATGGGCTGCTGTGTTCGATAGGGAAGTGCAAAATGCGGAGGAGACGGCAAAAATCAAATTCAGCTCATACCTTTCTCAACAAATTCTTTCAGGGAATTTGCATAAACAGCCTTTCGAACAGATCTCATCGTGTCCCATGCTTTGAAAAAAGGCATCTCTCGGTTTCTGATAGCTGCGATAGCTGCTCACACTATTAAGTACGAGGTAAAATAGCCCTCAAAATATACTTGACACACTAGGTCTGTCTAAGCTATAACAAATCGGGCCCTTTGACAGCAAAAAATAATTGAAGTGGTATTTTGTATTTCATTGATGAAATAATATATTAAACAATGACATGCAGGCCCGTAGGGAGGGGAGGTGCAACAGGTATCCTCGCACCCCTCCCCCAGGCATGCAAGCTCCGTTGGTCCACTTTTTTAGTGAccaaaaaaagtgaataaacaGTATTTTTCTATTACAACTAAGTAATTGTGTAGTAATGTATATTCCATGTTTGATGAGCAGCCGTCAACGGAAATTTCAACAGTTTAGTCAACAAATGACTCTTTCATCGTTTTTTCTGGATGCGATGTCTAGACATGTCTGGAATTCTATTGTTGCATGTTACATGCAGATAAAAACACTTCACCTTGTCAATCCATGGATCATACCTTTCTTCGAAAACTGTCTCGAAACTGAAGAAACTGAAAGTGCCATCAGTGAAGATTTCCCAGCTGCAGATTTTTACGAGATGCAAGTTTCTCTATTTAAAATCTTGAAGATTAATCTACAAGTTAAAGATAAATGATAAATGTGCGACCTTTTCAACTActttttaaataataaatatattttctcgTGATGTATGTCAATTAAACTCTCATCAAAACTCGAAAGAATAAAACGAAGTGGAACGCTACCAGTGGAGTGCATAATTCTAAAAACGCGCAGTGGCGGCCTGCCGTGGGCACAGATTAACGCCATCAAAAAAATCGAAATCGCGAGGTCTTCTGTATTTAAATCAACAGCAGGTTGAAGATCAATTAGAAGTAAGCTGCTTTTATAAGTCAGTTTCCATGGCTTTTTTCGTTTTGAAcataaggccatccccttttttttttcgtttaccgtcgaatgcgtttcctgatatcgGGTCgatcggtcggattgaaaaaacaaagcctaaaaaaaatcataagcattctcaGAATCGCAGCCCTGGTAAACCCAGCATataatagctgtggagccaggaaaacaacaagacaatcaGTTGGTGaaggttgttgcaaaattaagacagcgaggggaaaaggatcaaccaccgaaactcctatgctacataaaatggcttaaaaacgtcgttagctttttttgttttgttttttttttgttttggaaatgccaaaaatttgggtcagTCGGACGACgtgaaaaggagaaaaaaaaggggatggcctaacacattaatttttgaatttccgagTTTTAACTTCGCATGACACCAATGTCAGTTGATGTCTGGTTGGAAAAAATATCTTGCCTTGAGACTTTCAGCAGTCTTGACGTTTCAAGTATTATGAAAGAGAGTTCAAGGATTTGAAAATATTCAAGTTTTAATGTTCGCGTTTGGCTCTAGTCTAGAATATGTATGccttttaaagggaacctcggCTGAAAAACAGTTTTGGTGTCAAAACTTACTTGGTACCTCACTTTAACAATCCCTGTGGTTTTGAGTTAATATTTCATTTCATGATTCGAATGCGGAGCGTTTGTTTTTGACTTTCAAATCTCCCGCTCGCCGCCATGTTTTCTTTCGCAAAGGTTTGTGGGAGTTTGTGACGTCAGTGCGTTGTCGGATAGTGTCGCAATATGGCTTCCGCAGAGGAATTTGTTGTTACTCCGTACAATTTTGAGCCAGAATACGAAGAAGGCGAAGAAAGCAGTAATTCGAGTGAAAGCGAGTATTCAGATGGCAGCTATGAAGAAGTTTTCGGTCGGTTAGTCACTCTGGACTGGTGTAAATGTTCGCACTGCGCGGCAGCAACATTAAACCACCCGCGAGAATGTCTGTGTTGCAAAGAAATTGCTGAAGCATCGGCTTTAACGGACGCAAACAGTGAGCCGATGACGTGCATAATTCACCAGGATAATTTTAGAGCAGTTTGTTTGAATCGAGCGGTCTTGAAAACAACCCTTGTTCACATAAAACATCTGGTGCAAGGCATGGAATTTTCCGCTTCAGAACTCCCCAATGAGTATGTATTGagtaaaatttttttttggattctTGTGACTCAAGTGTAAacttattaaaatatattttgacTGTTTTACATCAAGTGTATTTGTTTTTGGGACTACTCTGCCTCTGATTATTGGGTTAATGAACATAAAGTAACGTTAATTTTTTGTCTGCATAAACAATTATCAATCCAGACATTGTTCGACTGTCTATACCTTGTAGTCTCTTGTTTAGCTCTGCCATACATTCATAAATACGTACATAAGCCATAAGCTTATTAAAAATATATGTTGCAGTCTGTCTATTGTGTGGAcctgtcattttttttttactaaaattaCTAAATAAGTCATTCAAGTATTTaatttccaaatctttcttGTCTAAATGACATATAAGGTGATTTGACAAACAGGTTTCTTCAGAGTAAAATAAAAACTTACATGTTATTAAATACATGAAACATGAGAATCATTCTCACTTAAAAGTTTTAATGCACCTTAACTGAACTGTCTAAGATGATTTTAACAAGCATACAAAATTTATTATCTACATTTGCAGAACTTGTCGTTGGTTGGCATATTCACAGTTTGTTTATTGGGTTCATGGAAAACTGGGAAGAGGGAACAGGAAGATTATACCAGCATGTGTTGTAAATGAGATTCGCAAGACATTTCCATCCGCTGATGGAATATACACTGGCTTTAAGTATTCAACGCTCAACATAATACCAGAGTCCTAGAGGGGTACATTGTGTAAAAGTGAGGTCCTGCCAGGGTGGCTATTCAGAATTTATAAACGTCCCTTGTTGGCGATTTCCTGGCCTGCTTGACTGATTTTCACTATCCTGTTGGCATTGACTTGACTCTACTGTTGTTTGTAACTATTTCATTTGGGTGCTGTCGGTACTTTCTGTCCATGTAACTTGTTGCAATTTACCCTGGCAGGAGCTTGTAGCTtgatggggacatagtttttcagtgagttattaacccattgactcccaggggttccccattgacgagtaaaatcgtctggtgttagacagagtgaaatactaagtctggccggtttcggccggtttggtcAAGTTAAAATCAAGTTAAAATATCATGCTGTTTATAGTATTTTCACAAATGACTTTCAGTCCTTGACATTCTGACAAATTAAGAAAAGTGTAAAATGGATTTTTTATGTCTAAAACAGCCAGTAACAAAACGTTTTGCAAAAATATTGTGGCACAGAATATAACAAAATATTTGCGTAACAATATTTTTAGATAATGCTGTCACGTTGTTGCAGATTTGCAATTAACCCATTGGCATCCAAACCAGCcgaaactggccagacttagtattttactttgtctaacgccagacgattttgctcgtcaatggggaacccctgggatcattccccattgacgagtaaaatcgtctggcgttagacagagtaaaatactaagtctggccagtttcgGCTGGTTTGGATGCCAATGGGTTAATTGCAAATTTGCAAGAACATGACAGCATTATCTAAAAATATTGTTacagcaaatattttgttataTTCTGTGCCACAAAATTTTGTTACTGGCTGTTTTAGACATTGTTTACCTTAAAAAATCCATTTTACACTTTTCTTAATTTGTCAGAATATCAAGGACTGAAAGTCATTTGTGAGAATACTACAAACAGCATGAGATTTTAACTTGCAAATCATATTTGTCTTTCAAGCAAAATGAGACCTACTGGTAACAGTAAGAAAATATAGGAAAGTATTTAACTTCATTTCTTGTCTAAGGAATAAACAAAGTCTGACAGTGTTAATGATAACCCACAGCTTAGACAGTCCTTTTTTGCATTACATAGCCCATCTGCCAGTCTACTTGGTTAGTTGATAGTGCAATTACAAGTcatcttttttacttttaaatctAGAAAGGCTAATTCTCTCTTTGATTACATCTTGTCTGGGGGGTCTTTGGAGAGGTGCCATGATGAGTCTAGTGTCACTTGGTTTGCTTGTGACACTTGGACGCTGTCCACCCTCTTTGTGTGATGTAACTTTGCTTGCTGACTCAGTTTGCTGAATGGCACCACACAGCATTTCCTGGAGGTAGCTGTAGTCTTTTGCCTCCAGCACAGGATCAGCATCATCTCTCTTTTTTACCTTGCTCCAGGCAAGTTTAAATCGGAGCTCCCCCTCCCTTTCACCACTTTGGATTTGTGCCTGAAACATTACAAGAATAATCGTAATACAGAATCCTGTATCACTTTTTGTTACATGTAGCTGATTTATCAGACTTGTAAAATAAGGTTAATTTAAGTGATAAAGGAAATTTAGCTTCAAGTCCTAATGTTGTAGCATTGAAAAGTAAGAATAAGCAACTATTTATGATTTACATAAAAACCTTCAAGCTCTGTTTCATCACAGGGTTAAAATAAGTGGAGCcatgcccccacccccccccccccaaaaaaaaaaacaaacaaacaagaaaaaacaaaatgttcttCAGCTCCACAGAAGTCATACATGTGCTGTTGCATTTGGAAACTAATAACTGATTAACTATCCACATGAGCACAGACATGTACTGTTCAATTTTGGACACCATAATTGGATAAACTATCCTGAATAAAAGGACactcaagtgaaaaaaaaaagaaaaaaggtgaaCACTACATGCTACAGTCTTACCTGTTGCCTCGAGGCATTGTTATCATGATCAAGAGCAACAAGCTTGGTTGCTTCCTCCATCACCTTGTGGGAATAGTGTGTGTGTTTGGGAAGGTGTTTGAGGTAAAGGGAATGGTATGCTTCAAGTGCTGTGGTACGTACACAGTCAGTGAGATGAGGAAGAGTCTTCAGCAGCCTTGTGTCGTGAACAATTTTTAGCAGTTCATTATGTGGTGGAGAACCTGGAGTTAGCCACTTTTTTCGTCGCATGCCTTCATCAAGAGCATCATGCTGACATTTTTTGAACACTTTGTTGCTTGGAAAGTCATGTCTATTTACTTCAGGTTTTCTGCATCACCCTGGCAAGTCTTTATACTCCACCAAAAGTGATTTGTAATTGAAGGAACCCATTGGCCCAACTTTTCACAACCCTTCTTTTTTGAGGATGTCCTCAGTTTTTTTTGGACGTTCTTGCAGAAATGCCATGGATCAATATGatgttttttatctttttgttcCTCCCTCATGTATTTCTTAATTTGGGGATGGGAATCAGTTGAAACCCCTGCCACATCTACCCCAGCCTCCTCAATGGTGTTGAGTGTTCCTATAAAACCTTTCTTTTCCATGTCATTTGAGTTTTTAACCTCGCATACTGACACAACTTTGAAGTCCacaatcttgttacttttgacATCTAACATGATATAAGTCCCATACTTAGCACTGTGACCTGGAGAGTCACGGCGCCCATCGCCGGCTAGTGTCACTGGCTCCCCCCTGTCTTTTAGACTGTTAAATACCCTGTTTTGTTCAGTCTGCCAGTAACTGTCAATGACAGGGAAGACATGTTTTTCCCTCAAGGTATAGTAGCAATCAGCTCCAATAGACTTTAAATTTATTGCAGAAGCAAACTgctgaaatttggcaaattGAATTCCACTGAAAAATAAACCAGCAGATAGTGCTAAATTTCCTTCACCTTTCACTCCCGGGATGGAAGGCTGTGATTGCCAGGAAAAGGTACAACCATTCaagcaatttattttgacagaGTACTGGGtcccttcattttctctttcctCAATCTCCTCTGTGTTCACTGGAGAACCACATTTTGGACAGAATTGGAATAATTCTCTAAGATTGTCTTCATAAACAAGCAAAATTCTTTTAGCACCAGAAGTATTGAAGCATTCCTCATTTTCATCTACACTTGGTGCTGTACTTGTTTGAGAGGACTGAGATGAGTATTCATAATCAGGATCACAGTCGATAGCAACACTTTTACTTTCTGGGGATGGTGGGCAGAAATTAAGCTCATCAGAATCAATAGAGACAATTTCAATTTCTTGGTAGGCTGGTGGAGAAAAATTAAGCTCATCAGAGACTTCTGCTTCTTCAGCTAGGGTTGCATGTAAGGGAGCAATTTGTAAAGCCTCGTCGCTGCtgtctttttcctttaaaacttGAAAGGAACAGTAGCAATGTTCACTGAATATTTCCAGGGCAACATCTAATGGAAACTGCATGCCTGCATTGACCATGATCCCACAACGACTTTCACGTTTCTTATACTCGGTCTTTGAATTACATGTTTCAGCTGGGCTTGTTAAATTAGAACTGGTGTGTGAGCATTCCAAGTCACAAGAAACAGTTTCACATAAAACATCAGAAGAAACAGTGTCAAAAGAAGGAATATTAGAGGAAACAGTTGTTGGACTTGTGGCTACAGGTCTTGGGCTTTGCTCTAGAGAAGTCCCAGGTGAAACATCAGAACAAACAGTGTCAGAGGAAACAGTTGCTGAACTTGTACTAGGAATATGCCCTTGAAAAGTGATAGGTTGAAGCTCCAACTTGGTCCTTTCTTCCAAGCACTCAAGCTCATCTATAATCTGTCATCCgcaaccaaaaaataaatttaattttacctattttaattttatattgatatcaattctgtttaaaatgtcAAATGCTTCAATACTTCCAGATATAAGACAAAACATACTAGAAGGTGACCTTTCAGAAATGTTTTCAGACTTTCAAAACCGGgcataagtaaataaataaataaatgaccaGACAAAGGAATTTGTAACAAGCTTATTTTATTACAGTAAGCCATTACAAATAACGTCATGTGAGCCTTTTTCAGTGatcaaaaaagctttcttataCTTCAAATACATTATTTTTTACAAAATCGTATGTTATTCTCACCTCCTGATGCTTCCGTTTCGCAGCTCTGGCTACACTAGTAACACGTGCTTTGGGTGCCGGTTTGTGTGAGAAAATAGTTGGAACGGCATCTTTTTTAAGCTTTCGCTTTGATCCTCCCAGCAACTGATTCTGTAGATCTACACTTTCATCAAAATGATCCGAGCAAAGGTAAGGACACTTTGGTAAATTCTCAATCGGACGGCCAATGGCAACTAGCCATTTCTTACGTAGTTCTTTTTTATCATTACCGGGAATCCGATGAAATGTGACGTTTTTTTCgacctttcctttttccttctgttttttttaCTCATTGTTGCACCCATAGGCGCAACAGTGCGGCATGTCGAGTACTTTATCTTACAATTTGGGACACCATGTTGAAAGCACGACTGGCGCCCcgcaggaaatttgaaagcaaaaacatGGACAATTCGAAGACGAAGCATTCGAATAAACAAGCAAATCCGTGACTTTTAACCGGCAAAACGGATTTAGGCAAAGGTAAATTTATAATTTTGGGCAAAAGTGTTTTACAGCCGAGGTTCcctttcagttttatttttgtttgaatgGCAAACGAGTTTAACAAATTCGGTTTCCCGCCAGCccggcatgactattccggggaTGGAGGGTGGTGGGTGAGGCGTaggggtagggggtgaaggggaccatagctgaaacaacccaaatctttgcaaaaatgctaaccttaggcctattCATTATCTacagcatagtgtttaggcctaagcatttttgtaaaggtttagTTTGTTTCAGCTATAGTACCCTTCACCACCTAACCCCACCCCTACCCCTCGCTAAGGGGGCTATACAGACTACGGTATGTATCTAAGCTAAGATTGCTTTTCAATGGTAAATCATGTCAATGTTCTTGTTTAAGTCCAGTGTATATCGCCCAAGTGGCATAAGTCTACTAAATTTTTTGATATGACTAAAAACGAAATTAATTTTTGCCACGTATTATTTTGTGGGTTTTTTATTCTGTGGGAACTATTTTTTTACGGATCGGCCGGGTCAATGCgcaaaaaccgcaaaaattagAATCCGCAAAATTTCCATTCTACATGGTATTTGAAACATCCGATCTGagtttcgcgccatttttaacGACTGACAATCAAAAATATCGAGAAGCAACAgcctgtaaaagaaaaaaatatctacTTATGATTTTTTTAATATGGTTAGTGAAGTTGAGAAGTTACACTTACAGTCTTATTTCTATGTCCGAACAACTGCAGGAGATGCGCTTATGACGTATACCCTAACTGGAACACACCAGCGGAAGAATTCGTCTGTCATCAAGTTTAAACTCATCCgatcaaattattttaatagCGGATGTGTCGTAGTTGCGATAAGAG
Proteins encoded:
- the LOC137981594 gene encoding P2X purinoceptor 7-like, which encodes MASAEEFVVTPYNFEPEYEEGEESSNSSESEYSDGSYEEVFGRLVTLDWCKCSHCAAATLNHPRECLCCKEIAEASALTDANSEPMTCIIHQDNFRAVCLNRAVLKTTLVHIKHLVQGMEFSASELPNETCRWLAYSQFVYWVHGKLGRGNRKIIPACVVNEIRKTFPSADGIYTGFKYSTLNIIPES
- the LOC137981595 gene encoding uncharacterized protein, giving the protein MVNAGMQFPLDVALEIFSEHCYCSFQVLKEKDSSDEALQIAPLHATLAEEAEVSDELNFSPPAYQEIEIVSIDSDELNFCPPSPESKSVAIDCDPDYEYSSQSSQTSTAPSVDENEECFNTSGAKRILLVYEDNLRELFQFCPKCGSPVNTEEIEERENEGTQYSVKINCLNGCTFSWQSQPSIPGVKGEGNLALSAGLFFSGIQFAKFQQFASAINLKSIGADCYYTLREKHVFPVIDSYWQTEQNRVFNSLKDRGEPVTLAGDGRRDSPGHSAKYGTYIMLDVKSNKIVDFKVVSVCEVKNSNDMEKKGFIGTLNTIEEAGVDVAGVSTDSHPQIKKYMREEQKDKKHHIDPWHFCKNVQKKLRTSSKKKGCEKLGQWVPSITNHFWWSIKTCQGDAENLK